The sequence below is a genomic window from Candidatus Binatia bacterium.
TGCGCGATCTCTTGCACGTTACGGTCGTGGAAACTGAGCCGTTTATCGAGGACGCCGCTCGATGTTTGCAGGACGACGAACGCGAGGAGTTGATCGACTATCTTGCCCGGAACCCGACGGTCGGGGATCTGATTCGGGGAACGGGGGGACTTCGGAAGGTTCGGTGGGCAGCAAGCGGCAGAGGAAAACGAGGTGGGGTCCGGGTCATCTACTACTTCCACAGTGCCCGCATTCCGCTTTTTCTTTTGACGGCGTACGCGAAGAGCCAAAAGGTCGACATTACCGCGGCGGAGCGCGTGACGATGCGACGAATCGCTGCGG
It includes:
- a CDS encoding type II toxin-antitoxin system RelE/ParE family toxin, which translates into the protein MQDDEREELIDYLARNPTVGDLIRGTGGLRKVRWAASGRGKRGGVRVIYYFHSARIPLFLLTAYAKSQKVDITAAERVTMRRIAAEIVKHYTGRNRRRP